The sequence TTAGGTTCCCTTTCCCTGGGGAAAAGAATTCACCTTCACAATTTTATTAATCACCATAaggtctcccctcattctgctaatctccagagaaaagaaaatgtgTAAGTCTATTCAGTCTCTTGtgttgttgaggctttataaggcactggtgagacctcacttggagtattgtgagcagtttggggctcctcgtttaagaataGATGTGCTGAAGTTTGGAGGGGGTTCAAAGGACATCCAgttggatgattcctggaatgactGCTCTTGATCTGTATttaggaatttaggagaatggggggatgttgaaaggtgtggacagagtagatatagaaaagttgtttcccatagtgggagagtctaggacaagagagcacaacttcaggattgaagggcatctgcccAGAACAGAAATGAGTAGGGATTTCTTCAGCCTGAGGGTGGTAaatttatggaatttgttgccacaggtggttgtggaggccaggtgtaTTCTTGATTTGCCTGGGCTTCAAAGGTAATGGGGttcacccatcgttattgaatgaagatctactgggaccaatacctgaagagggcacacaaaatcagtgaaccggtgcggactcgaaaggccaacgtggcctgtttccgctccgtaaatggttatatggttatatgggaggAGGCTGGGCAGTGGAGTGAGTGgtgaaatggatcagttcatgattaaatagcagggcagactcgatgggctaaatagcctaatTCTACCCCTACATCATGGTCTCTTCCTAAATTCCCAGGCTTTCAGCCATGATCACTCAGACAAGGTGTGGGGCTCTGTttgacagaagcaaacacacaaaaccgaagagactgtacaacaggctttaatcgacaAAGACATCCACAGAGTGGCGGTGCTGGCTGTACTGCAGTAAACTCTTGAGTGAGTTTTCGGAGggctggctcaggcttatatcccagagggtgattgacacccgaccgggtgcggcttgatccattcaggtcggccaGGTGTTGACCTGtccccctgcaggtacagaggttgcccccctgcagtaggttggtggtgtaccaccacacaaggAAGGCTGAATGTATACATTAATGGTGACAAAGTATCCAGAGTGGTGCAGGGATATGAGAGAGGCTGTTGTCACCCTGATTTAACCTCCATTGGATGATGTGGTCACATTCCTAGCAGACCACACCTGAAGCAGTGGTGGGATGATGGTCGAACTAATGGACTGTAATTTAGGAGGATACCATTTCAGGGGATTATTTCCTTACCTTAGTGAAATGATAGCCAATAGAAACTCATTTAGAACAGCCAGAGCTGTCTGagagaaatatttatttttaggGTCTTCAGTACATGGaatcagatcagatcagatctATATGCCAGAATGCTCTTCCAGGTGGATGGTTTGATTAAAACTAGACCCTTTTGGAAAGCCTGCTTCCAGGATTAGGTCTGGATGCAGTTCATTCCTCCCACAACAGTTTTAGCAATGGCACTCACACCTTTTCTAAACCCCCACCACCTCTCTCTGCCCAACTACTCTATGTTCTCCAAGTGCTGGGTGAAAGTGCTTTCCTGTTCAACATCTGATTGCAAATGACTGGATTCTTGAAGATTCTTGAAatggaacatgaacatttttaagTGGGGTGTGGATGGGTAAAGGGGAGGGCAGAGGATAGGGAAGTCACAAAATCTTTATCAAATGTACAGTTCGATCATTTACACAAGTAGTGtatggtgggcagcaacctcctttgaagaagaccgcagagcccacctcactgacaaaagacaaaggaggaaaaacccaacacccaacccaccaattttcccttgcaaccgtgcctgcctgtcccgcatcggacttatcagtcatcaacgagcctgcagcagacgtggacgtaccctccataaaccttcgtccgcgaagccaagccaaagagtgtaTGCAAAATACTGGGACCTCTAGGAATATTTTCTCAGTGAACAGTATCTTTTGATTGCTAAAAAAATTTCCAGTGACCCTTGTATGAAGGGTAACTCCTGCATTTTCTTTGCTTCCTAGATTGTTTGGGAATAGCGGAGCGTGCAGTGCATGTGGACAATCTATCCCAGCCAGTGAGTTGGTCATGAGGGCACAAGGCAACGTCTATCATCTCAAGGTAATACTATCTGCCCGTGTTAAGGAATTTCAGAACTAATTAGCAAGGCACATTTCTATGCTCTGTCAATGCCGCTGTTGTAACTTTTACGTTCATAGTGTGTATTGAGCTGATCTACAGTATTTTATTAGCACTGAATTAAGCAATGCTCTAATGCTAGAAAGTGATCATTGAACCCAAATCATTTATTTGAATGCCCATATTCTATGAGTTTTCACTTCATGTGACTTCATCCTGCCGAGAAATCTGTAatgctttttcctttgattgtatTTGAATTTAAATGCATTTATATGTTCCCTTTGTTCTTCTATTTGACTACAACTTCCAGATTCTAACCACTCCCTGCCTAAAGAGGATTCTCTTGAATTTATGAGTCATGTTTTACTGATATTTATGGCCTCTAGTTTTTCACTCTCTTAATGATGTCGAAAATGGTGTCACTTTCCGCTCTCTCTAGTGCTTTACCTGTGCCACCTGCCGAAATCGTCTTGTCCCTGGAGACAGATTTCATTACATCAACGGCAGTTTATTCTGTGAACATGACAGACCCACGTCCCTTATCAATGGACATTTGAATCCGCTTCAGAGCAATCCTCTACTATCTGACCAGAAGGTAAGCCAAGGTTCTTTTCAACCTCTTTTGATTCTGCACAAGAGGGAAACTCTCTGCTCATGTTGGTTTGAATTTCCTTTGCAGCTCTTGTGAGTGCAACATGGACATACCATGAAATATGTTTtctggagcagccattctcaacaggtgcCTTGcagctggacccccccccccccccactccccaccaaaggggccatagcacatttaagacGGACCACAGACTAAAGCCTTAAATagttttaatgttttttatgtagacattaggagtatggaagaaaccaactaaacttgactgcttcacatggaagggggcccataaacattgagcTCAGTTCAAAGGGGGCCGTAgccaaaaaaaagattgagaatggctggtctaggaCACTAAAGAGATGGCAAGTAACACAAATAACGCAGAAAAACATGCTACTGAATGGAGTTCCAATCACCACTTAGATCGTACTGGGAAGTTGATAAAATATCACAATGAGATTCAATTCTGTTGTCTTATCAAATAACATTGGTACTGTGCTTGAGAATACAGTAACACGCTGTGTGCGAACATTCCTCTTTTTTTGCTGTAGCTAGGATTTTGGTGAAATGACTGGTATTACACTGGCATTGGTCTCTgaacaatgttatttttgttcaaAACAATACAAaggttttctttttaattttatctttcCCAGTAAATCATATGCCTCCCTTACCATACCTGTTGGTGGATTTAACATGTTTAAACCTGACACAGTTTGGTGCATGTGCTTTTAAGCATTTATCAATGGATAAATACTCCAATTAAAATACacgcagtaaatgctggaggaacacagtgtctgcagacttctgtgggTTCCTTCAGCTTTTACTACAAAcccgatgtctgcagacttctgtgtttcacttgcTTCCAATTAACCCAGGTTTACCTTGTGTTCCATTTTCTCCAGTGATCTTGGGAAGGAGGATTTGCCCTTGGAAAATTTAATGAGAAGTGTGAAGTTTGTAGGTGAAGACCAgacgattaatttttattaataaattctcaagattggctgtccaatctttttttttctttgatgaggtggggttttatataattttttttcactctctttTGGAACATTTCAGTTGATTGTGGGGTAACACAATATGTTATACGATGTCATCTAGTGATATTTTGCCCTCTTCTTGATTATGTACTCCTAATCTCCTCATGTgttgtttacctataatatgattaataaaaagattgaaagaaagaAGTATGAAgttaaacaagcagtgaggtaggGTAAGGATGGGGAAAGTTAGTGGTTCGTACCAATGGATTTAGTTAGTCCTGTGTTGACTCCAACACAAATCTTCACAGATGGACAAGCATATTATAGACTCAGCGTAATGTAAAGTACTTCATCTTGTTCCTTATTGATTTGCATGATAAAACAACTATTCCTTATTAAATATTACAAGAGTTTCATTCACTCTGCAATGTTTGTCTTTGATGAATGAAGGGGAACTTTTTATCCCCATGAGATTACCAGTTATGATTTTGTGCCAACTGTGGGGCTCCTTTGGATGCTGTTGAACCATTGTCATTGGTTCGTTTGGAGGCTCTGTTGTCCTCTATCTAGTTCCACT comes from Narcine bancroftii isolate sNarBan1 chromosome 5, sNarBan1.hap1, whole genome shotgun sequence and encodes:
- the LOC138763987 gene encoding LIM domain transcription factor LMO4.2, producing the protein MVNNGNSQTPTAGMNRAGLAWKTCAGCGGKIADRFLLYTMDSYWHSRCLKCSCCHAQLGEIGTSCYTKSGMILCRNDYIRLFGNSGACSACGQSIPASELVMRAQGNVYHLKCFTCATCRNRLVPGDRFHYINGSLFCEHDRPTSLINGHLNPLQSNPLLSDQKVC